The Thermoplasma acidophilum DSM 1728 genome includes a window with the following:
- a CDS encoding MmgE/PrpD family protein — protein sequence MDSVVKEIKNYADSVSYSSMKEEEKEALKMRVADSIITAYTARRSPPVNALMQVLGDVSSKEVTPLYFRDHRIFSPYAVMINGCMTRYMDYNDTYLSKEALHPSDNVPPILAAAQMMEADGREVLRGLKIAYDVVCSLADAVSIRDRGWDHVNYDSISSSAGIASIFDLDDDKFENAVSLGIINNISMRQTRAGKLSMWKGCTVAYQTMSSLLAAMNARSGLTGPSDIFDGEMGFKKQVSGPFDLKISPHVMKTMIKNYPVEYHAMSAAQAAAEIRRKVKGKIRSVKVDTFKVAHTIIIKDPEKLRPENKETADHSMPYIIAYTLLYGEPDVNSYDARYLRDQKILDLIDRMTFNVTKRFDEMYPEYLPVRIEVEDDEGKKDVEIDVPKGHFRNQYTWSDVINKAERVDEKLVDIVKDLRDLEKMSASEIFEVINRVKA from the coding sequence ATGGATTCTGTAGTCAAGGAGATAAAGAACTATGCCGATAGCGTTTCCTATTCAAGCATGAAAGAGGAAGAGAAGGAGGCTCTGAAGATGCGGGTGGCCGACTCCATAATAACTGCCTATACTGCACGAAGATCTCCACCTGTTAATGCACTTATGCAGGTTCTTGGGGATGTAAGTTCGAAGGAAGTCACGCCGTTATACTTCAGGGATCATCGGATCTTCTCGCCTTATGCTGTTATGATAAATGGATGCATGACCAGATATATGGACTATAACGATACATATCTATCAAAGGAGGCACTGCATCCATCAGACAATGTTCCACCCATCCTCGCCGCTGCACAGATGATGGAGGCCGATGGGAGAGAAGTGCTCAGGGGCCTTAAGATAGCCTACGATGTCGTCTGCTCTCTGGCTGATGCAGTTTCAATACGGGATCGCGGCTGGGACCATGTGAATTACGATTCCATCTCGTCATCGGCCGGCATAGCATCCATCTTTGACCTGGATGATGATAAGTTTGAAAATGCGGTATCTCTGGGGATAATAAACAACATAAGCATGAGGCAAACGCGCGCCGGAAAGCTAAGCATGTGGAAGGGATGCACTGTGGCCTATCAAACCATGTCATCCCTGCTGGCCGCCATGAATGCCAGATCTGGCCTCACTGGTCCCTCGGATATATTCGACGGTGAGATGGGCTTCAAAAAGCAGGTCTCCGGCCCATTTGATCTGAAGATATCGCCACACGTTATGAAGACGATGATAAAGAACTATCCTGTAGAGTATCATGCCATGAGCGCTGCCCAGGCTGCCGCTGAGATTCGTAGGAAGGTCAAGGGCAAGATAAGATCCGTAAAGGTTGATACCTTCAAGGTAGCGCACACCATCATAATAAAGGATCCTGAAAAGCTGAGGCCTGAGAACAAGGAAACAGCGGATCACAGCATGCCGTACATCATAGCCTACACGCTTCTTTACGGAGAGCCGGACGTGAATTCCTACGATGCGAGGTACCTCAGAGACCAGAAGATCCTGGATCTTATAGATAGGATGACCTTCAACGTAACGAAGAGGTTCGATGAGATGTATCCCGAATACCTGCCAGTCAGGATAGAAGTGGAGGATGATGAGGGCAAGAAGGATGTTGAGATCGATGTTCCAAAGGGACATTTCAGGAACCAGTACACCTGGTCTGATGTGATCAATAAGGCAGAACGGGTAGACGAAAAGCTCGTGGATATAGTAAAGGATCTCAGGGATCTTGAGAAGATGAGCGCCAGTGAGATCTTTGAGGTGATAAACCGTGTCAAGGCTTAA
- a CDS encoding LSm family protein, producing MPKTPANVKPMDVLKSALSRNVLIDVKGNREYSGILEGYDVYMNIVLQNASEIINGENKGVYDRVLVRGDNVIFVSPSKGDGS from the coding sequence ATGCCTAAAACACCAGCTAATGTTAAGCCAATGGATGTACTGAAATCAGCGCTATCCAGAAACGTGTTGATAGATGTTAAGGGAAACAGGGAGTATTCAGGGATACTTGAAGGCTACGATGTTTACATGAACATCGTGCTGCAGAACGCCAGCGAAATCATAAATGGGGAGAACAAGGGCGTGTATGATCGTGTTCTGGTGAGGGGCGATAACGTCATATTCGTCTCTCCATCTAAGGGTGATGGTTCATGA
- a CDS encoding DUF1940 domain-containing protein → MDIKRYCPVTDSELPADHVYFKFRSEIEAAEAYLGLAISEGIKVRETREILDIIDTVYNSLSDPESKLNDFQEKRLNFTEEDWYDIKEKANNGNRWSLYMFLARSAVDSAVYWSYRMKETEEFKEIVKEEMISKLLKAGYVILRESLGEVRL, encoded by the coding sequence ATGGATATTAAAAGGTACTGTCCAGTGACGGACTCTGAACTTCCAGCTGATCATGTCTATTTTAAGTTTAGGAGTGAGATTGAAGCGGCAGAGGCCTATCTAGGCCTTGCCATATCCGAAGGGATAAAGGTCAGGGAGACCAGGGAAATCCTGGACATCATTGATACGGTATACAATTCGCTCAGCGATCCAGAATCAAAATTGAACGATTTTCAGGAAAAAAGGCTAAACTTCACTGAGGAGGACTGGTATGATATAAAGGAGAAGGCAAACAACGGAAACCGCTGGTCTCTGTACATGTTCCTCGCTAGAAGCGCGGTTGACAGCGCAGTTTATTGGTCATACAGGATGAAGGAAACTGAGGAATTCAAGGAGATAGTGAAAGAAGAAATGATATCAAAGCTCTTGAAGGCGGGCTACGTAATTCTCCGGGAATCGCTAGGAGAGGTAAGGTTATAA
- the prpB gene encoding methylisocitrate lyase produces MSRLKDNINRGPATLRDLIKKDIVVAPGVFSGISALMAERAGFQASYLSGSGVAGMMGLPDLSVTTLPEIAAEAYRITTVSSLPLIVDVDTGFGETVNVMRTVRMMEDAGAAAIHIEDQEQPKKCGHLNGKRVIDRDNMVRKIRAAVSTRKDEDFMIIARTDARSVNGLEDAIDRANAYLEAGADAVFTEALESREEFVEMRKKVKGYLMANMTEDGKSPLLSVAELREIGYDIVIFPLTAFRGMLKAIGDIYRDLLKDGTQRNFLDRIMRRSEFYDVIGYYDYEKEDNVFYKI; encoded by the coding sequence GTGTCAAGGCTTAAGGATAACATCAACCGCGGCCCTGCGACCTTAAGAGATCTCATAAAGAAGGATATTGTTGTGGCGCCCGGAGTTTTCAGCGGTATTTCAGCGCTGATGGCTGAAAGGGCGGGATTTCAGGCATCTTATCTCTCAGGATCTGGAGTTGCCGGCATGATGGGGCTTCCGGATCTATCAGTTACAACGTTGCCAGAGATTGCGGCTGAGGCCTACAGAATAACCACGGTATCAAGTTTGCCCCTCATAGTGGACGTCGATACAGGTTTCGGAGAGACAGTGAATGTTATGCGCACCGTCAGGATGATGGAAGACGCAGGAGCAGCGGCTATACATATAGAGGATCAGGAGCAACCAAAGAAGTGTGGCCATCTAAACGGCAAGCGAGTTATAGACAGAGATAACATGGTCAGGAAGATAAGGGCTGCTGTATCAACTAGGAAAGATGAGGATTTCATGATCATAGCAAGGACGGATGCTAGATCGGTAAACGGGCTGGAAGATGCCATAGACAGGGCAAACGCTTATCTGGAAGCTGGTGCAGATGCGGTGTTCACCGAAGCTCTTGAGAGCAGAGAAGAATTCGTAGAGATGAGAAAGAAGGTCAAGGGCTATCTCATGGCAAACATGACCGAGGACGGAAAATCACCTCTGCTCTCAGTTGCAGAACTGCGTGAAATTGGATATGACATAGTAATATTCCCTCTCACCGCTTTTCGTGGCATGCTGAAGGCAATCGGCGACATTTACAGGGATCTTCTGAAGGATGGAACGCAGAGGAATTTCCTGGACAGGATAATGCGACGTTCTGAATTCTATGACGTCATCGGTTACTATGACTACGAGAAGGAAGATAACGTATTTTATAAAATATAA
- a CDS encoding YceI family protein, with amino-acid sequence MKTQTCNYVICPERSQVSFTISHLVLSKVSGQFTRLHGCAAVRDLEFVDYALLKIDVSSIRTGNSIRDRNLMKKDYFNAATYKFIECCVRDLDIKNFPDQPVDFHIKIKDIEEIVPLNVFVISTNNETVSLRITGKIRTQDFGLKWQSPFKPGLMVGSEVNLNVYLSLFKGQTTPESLGNNPSQSSSAPAASHRK; translated from the coding sequence ATGAAAACACAGACATGCAATTATGTGATATGCCCTGAAAGATCTCAGGTTAGTTTCACGATATCGCATCTTGTTCTCTCAAAGGTGTCTGGGCAGTTCACCAGATTGCATGGATGTGCCGCAGTGCGTGATCTGGAATTCGTGGATTATGCCCTTTTGAAGATAGATGTTTCAAGCATAAGGACAGGAAACAGCATAAGGGATAGAAACCTCATGAAGAAAGACTATTTCAACGCAGCTACCTATAAGTTTATAGAATGCTGCGTACGAGATCTTGACATAAAGAACTTCCCCGATCAACCTGTTGATTTCCACATAAAGATAAAGGATATAGAAGAGATCGTACCGCTTAACGTATTCGTGATTTCCACCAACAATGAAACGGTCAGCCTTAGAATAACCGGAAAGATAAGAACCCAGGATTTCGGACTGAAATGGCAGTCTCCATTCAAGCCGGGACTAATGGTCGGATCAGAGGTGAATTTGAATGTATACCTTTCACTGTTCAAAGGCCAGACTACGCCAGAGAGTCTCGGAAATAATCCATCACAATCTTCTTCAGCCCCCGCCGCATCACATCGGAAATAG
- a CDS encoding helix-turn-helix domain-containing protein, which translates to MKGNNPSIEAIIEVEREDCWVTNLVLDRDPQAAIERLRIGENTTIHLIKPSLDRRTLFNEIKKYPGYVLKANLSGKDAIWAEGKSCTACRILESFNMMVMGGKSIGFDKVRYRIIAPTKAEFNRALRKLKEEEINVIVISINEYSKNDLTPREREVIMSALKLGYFDIDRQISMKDLAKSFGIKTSSISDVMRRGLKKIVMDYFRDSLA; encoded by the coding sequence TTGAAAGGAAACAACCCGTCGATTGAGGCAATAATAGAGGTGGAGAGAGAGGACTGCTGGGTAACGAATCTTGTTCTGGACAGGGATCCACAGGCAGCTATAGAGCGCCTCAGAATAGGTGAAAATACAACGATACATCTGATAAAGCCCTCCTTGGACAGGCGAACACTCTTCAACGAGATAAAGAAATATCCTGGCTATGTTCTCAAGGCAAATCTCAGCGGAAAAGACGCCATATGGGCTGAGGGCAAGAGCTGCACAGCTTGTCGTATTCTGGAGTCATTCAACATGATGGTGATGGGCGGAAAATCCATTGGTTTCGACAAGGTCAGATACAGAATCATAGCACCAACGAAGGCAGAGTTCAACAGAGCCCTCAGAAAGCTCAAGGAAGAGGAGATAAACGTAATCGTGATATCGATAAATGAGTACTCCAAAAACGATCTTACGCCTAGGGAAAGGGAGGTCATAATGAGTGCCCTGAAGCTTGGCTATTTCGATATAGACAGGCAGATATCCATGAAGGATCTTGCAAAAAGCTTCGGCATAAAGACCTCGTCTATTTCCGATGTGATGCGGCGGGGGCTGAAGAAGATTGTGATGGATTATTTCCGAGACTCTCTGGCGTAG
- a CDS encoding SDR family oxidoreductase translates to MKVIVFGGSGFLGSHLVNRLDADEMVYFSLEKGNSVTRKDAKWVSGDVTDYSKVAEAMKDVDVAIFAVEDWNADEKRNREILLDGIKNVVNAVKANNTEQKVVSFSIINHPSYPLEFFRTKRLVEDNTRVLKNGLVVRLSFLFGEGDHFTDRFRKLSERVGHLSPEGNLAPVYVDDVVKVVNSILKREGVYDICSNDNLPLIKIVNYIRKMNGKKEIGETKLEKAISAVVETGLFAEYEAHLLFQDYYRETNILDRYVKDPLSYLDFLRGISVTHTT, encoded by the coding sequence GTGAAGGTCATAGTTTTCGGTGGTTCGGGGTTTCTTGGGAGCCATCTGGTCAACCGACTGGATGCGGATGAGATGGTATACTTTTCACTAGAAAAAGGAAATTCGGTTACAAGGAAGGACGCAAAATGGGTATCCGGCGATGTAACTGATTATTCCAAAGTTGCAGAGGCCATGAAGGACGTGGACGTTGCCATATTTGCCGTGGAGGACTGGAACGCCGATGAGAAGAGGAATCGTGAAATCCTGCTCGATGGCATAAAGAACGTGGTCAATGCGGTGAAGGCGAATAACACGGAACAGAAGGTGGTTTCATTCTCAATAATAAACCATCCTTCATATCCGCTCGAGTTCTTCAGAACGAAGAGGCTCGTTGAGGATAACACGCGTGTCCTCAAGAACGGGCTTGTCGTGAGGCTTTCGTTCCTTTTCGGAGAGGGCGATCATTTCACAGACAGGTTCAGAAAACTCTCAGAGAGAGTTGGGCATCTTTCTCCTGAAGGGAATCTGGCACCGGTTTACGTGGATGATGTGGTTAAGGTGGTAAATTCCATACTCAAACGTGAAGGTGTCTACGATATCTGCAGCAATGATAATCTGCCGCTTATAAAAATAGTCAACTACATAAGGAAAATGAATGGAAAAAAGGAGATAGGCGAGACAAAGCTGGAGAAGGCCATTTCAGCTGTTGTTGAAACCGGTCTGTTTGCGGAATACGAAGCACATCTGCTATTTCAGGACTATTACAGGGAAACGAACATTCTAGACAGGTATGTAAAAGATCCACTTTCATACCTTGATTTCCTGCGGGGCATATCGGTCACACACACGACCTGA
- a CDS encoding enoyl-CoA hydratase/isomerase family protein, with translation MTDIRVRGYKSISFWQEEGIGLIVIRSDSHGRFDLNTLGEITAAIGIAAMDGSVRAVALTGMNNIFGRQLVIGQLSNNTVYNVMQSSSSLISMIYTFEKPIFSILNGDAIDEGYEIALLADRIISADDIKVGFSRDYEFKIGGSFTSLRMTKTDISGPAEGINVDRVVKHESLLEDAKNIIKETADINFPMRRRQRYRYISELINAEKINFYEHYLARS, from the coding sequence ATGACAGACATCAGAGTAAGGGGCTACAAAAGCATCTCGTTCTGGCAGGAAGAAGGCATAGGCCTGATAGTTATACGGAGCGACAGCCATGGCAGATTTGACCTGAATACGCTTGGAGAGATAACCGCAGCAATTGGCATAGCGGCAATGGATGGAAGCGTAAGGGCTGTGGCATTGACAGGTATGAACAACATTTTCGGACGGCAGCTTGTAATTGGACAATTATCAAATAATACTGTTTATAATGTAATGCAGTCCTCATCTTCGCTGATATCCATGATCTATACATTCGAAAAACCAATATTCTCAATACTTAACGGTGATGCTATCGATGAAGGTTACGAGATAGCGCTCCTAGCCGACCGGATAATAAGCGCGGACGACATAAAGGTTGGATTCAGCAGGGATTACGAATTCAAGATCGGAGGTTCATTCACATCGCTGCGAATGACAAAAACAGACATATCAGGCCCGGCCGAAGGTATAAATGTAGATCGCGTTGTGAAACATGAAAGCCTGCTCGAAGATGCCAAGAATATCATAAAGGAAACAGCAGACATAAACTTCCCAATGAGGAGAAGGCAAAGATATAGGTACATAAGTGAACTTATAAACGCAGAAAAGATAAACTTCTACGAGCATTATCTTGCGCGCAGCTGA
- a CDS encoding selenocysteine-specific translation elongation factor yields MYHFNVFAYGVEEILREVSKKGTESDIRLYNRKEEDGVMTFIEPIKYPDKVSSLTDSIYPTDLFIINGENLDKYFAETVIALDLFGKTRGIIVASEDKQSTIRKLLKDTNIQPEFFSGRPMEIIDRIKAFKIERNEQDTLVVIDHYFKVKSVGTVILGFVLSGKIRKHQDLYLSGINREVQVRSIQVNDVDFDEAEAGTRVGVALKNVEVEELSRGMFLAEKPFEYTNQVKDSVVFHKSLKGRDTMSDPYISDLMNFVKCNPEGDAYTTRFKLPLLKDSFVMADQNGFPRVVGYSKVKR; encoded by the coding sequence ATGTATCATTTCAACGTATTCGCCTATGGGGTGGAGGAAATACTCCGTGAAGTATCAAAGAAGGGTACTGAGAGCGATATAAGGCTCTATAACAGGAAGGAAGAGGATGGAGTCATGACGTTTATAGAACCGATAAAGTATCCAGATAAGGTATCGTCGCTTACGGATTCCATCTATCCAACCGATCTCTTCATAATAAACGGCGAAAATCTTGACAAGTACTTCGCCGAAACTGTTATCGCACTGGATCTCTTCGGAAAGACTAGGGGGATCATTGTTGCGAGCGAGGACAAGCAGAGCACCATCAGGAAGCTCTTGAAGGATACAAACATACAGCCAGAATTTTTTTCTGGAAGGCCAATGGAGATAATAGACAGGATAAAGGCATTCAAGATCGAGAGAAACGAACAGGATACACTGGTGGTTATTGATCACTATTTCAAGGTGAAGAGTGTGGGTACGGTTATCCTTGGCTTTGTACTCTCTGGAAAGATTAGGAAGCATCAGGATCTGTATCTGTCTGGCATCAACAGGGAGGTGCAGGTGAGATCCATACAAGTAAACGACGTTGATTTTGATGAAGCCGAAGCGGGTACTAGAGTTGGAGTTGCACTCAAGAATGTGGAGGTCGAGGAACTCTCAAGGGGAATGTTCCTTGCAGAAAAACCATTCGAATATACGAATCAGGTGAAGGATAGTGTTGTATTCCACAAATCACTCAAAGGGAGAGATACTATGTCCGATCCTTACATATCAGATCTCATGAACTTTGTCAAGTGCAATCCTGAGGGGGACGCCTACACTACTAGATTCAAGCTTCCACTCCTGAAGGATAGCTTTGTGATGGCAGATCAGAATGGATTCCCGAGGGTCGTTGGATACAGCAAAGTGAAGAGATGA
- a CDS encoding 50S ribosomal protein L37e, with the protein MSNGTAVMGKINNKKTHIRCRRCGHHTYNVRTKRCSHCGFPAPRIRSYRWAKAK; encoded by the coding sequence ATGAGTAATGGAACAGCCGTAATGGGTAAGATAAACAATAAGAAAACGCACATAAGATGCAGAAGGTGTGGTCATCACACATATAATGTAAGGACGAAGAGGTGCTCTCACTGTGGATTCCCTGCCCCCAGGATCAGATCCTATAGATGGGCAAAAGCCAAGTGA
- a CDS encoding Rieske 2Fe-2S domain-containing protein encodes MNDPGRRNFIKAMGIISIAAVAGLSLRSLIQNIIPPQEVTSSTFPTLTLVNSKTGQPIKTSDLTVNSPEIVVFNYPLQNEPNFLLRLGNSSGQDIAIKSVTVKIPATGQTYTSPGGVGPYKSVVASSAICQHLGCVPPEIHYYPPGTSIPNTGISGSSNHGLIHCNCHGSTYDPINGFSVVTGPTTHPLPSVVLSYDSSSDTYKAVSMVGPTIYGHSSDLSGGSAISGTSTEVVNEGTPST; translated from the coding sequence GTGAACGATCCCGGCCGCAGAAATTTCATAAAGGCAATGGGCATAATTTCCATTGCGGCAGTGGCCGGTCTTTCCCTTCGCAGCCTGATCCAGAACATCATACCGCCGCAGGAGGTTACTTCCTCTACGTTCCCCACGCTGACGCTGGTGAATAGCAAGACAGGCCAGCCCATCAAAACAAGCGATCTGACAGTAAACTCCCCCGAGATAGTTGTCTTCAATTATCCGCTGCAAAACGAACCCAATTTTTTGCTCAGATTGGGAAATTCATCTGGTCAGGATATAGCTATAAAATCAGTTACGGTAAAGATACCGGCTACGGGGCAGACCTACACATCGCCTGGGGGTGTTGGCCCTTATAAGTCTGTTGTGGCGTCAAGTGCGATATGCCAGCATCTCGGGTGCGTACCGCCTGAGATCCACTATTATCCGCCAGGAACATCGATACCAAACACTGGCATATCGGGATCATCAAACCACGGCCTAATTCACTGCAACTGTCACGGAAGCACTTATGATCCTATAAATGGGTTCTCCGTTGTGACAGGTCCGACCACGCATCCATTGCCGAGCGTTGTGCTTTCCTATGATTCTTCAAGCGATACGTACAAGGCTGTATCCATGGTTGGGCCAACCATATACGGCCATAGCAGCGATCTTTCGGGTGGAAGCGCAATCTCAGGCACTAGCACTGAGGTTGTGAACGAGGGTACCCCGTCAACATGA
- a CDS encoding cytochrome b: MDEKKPEDYESIVNIINKPEPLPRRVPDYMRKKGGVWYWTGALTMFAFIYEVITGLIMLFYYQPSNAYTSTENFLHSVPYGEIILTTHLYGAYIMIGLLYIHLLRNVFVGAYKRPRRDQFLSGILLLLLTLGVGYFGYSLSGDVLSADATDVGRGIAQGFPVIGNYIMEIIFGNGTQTDLFHRLLAWHILLAGLIAVVVAAHFFLAEARTIMPKRSESNYMAPAIDREKPDYKPWYPYNMIYMVELGFFSFATIFILPAIAALLPGVPTLFSPFPQVAPGNPAASAVPAYPPWFLLFMYKELDFQFAQGIGPFWATVIFAGFPLVYLIILPYIDNTFSLKLSDRPIFTGLAITGIFYLIGLSVWGALTPGIQIPTGYALLFFILPLVIVLPITSIVAKYFRKGRLNYNHIAVIGAAPVIGFFAFELGIILPGYFRGLGGIYLEASIFLAVLIALILLILMKSAGYFRSSAVNREPNRYFYIAIAAVLGFFSLFLATIVSVMNPTSITDEAFYSLSIGIIMLSLGAITKIYRKITYNE, encoded by the coding sequence ATGGACGAAAAAAAGCCAGAAGATTATGAGAGCATCGTGAATATCATAAACAAGCCGGAACCACTGCCAAGGCGCGTTCCGGATTATATGAGGAAGAAAGGAGGCGTATGGTACTGGACCGGCGCGCTCACCATGTTCGCATTCATATATGAGGTCATCACAGGCCTCATAATGCTTTTCTACTATCAGCCGTCCAACGCATACACGAGCACAGAAAACTTTCTCCACAGCGTTCCGTACGGTGAAATCATACTTACGACGCACCTCTATGGTGCATACATAATGATAGGACTTCTCTACATTCACCTTTTGAGAAATGTGTTCGTGGGTGCTTACAAAAGGCCGAGGCGCGACCAGTTCCTTTCTGGAATACTCTTGCTCCTGCTCACGCTTGGCGTGGGATACTTCGGCTATTCCCTCAGCGGAGACGTGCTATCTGCAGACGCGACGGATGTTGGTCGTGGAATAGCCCAGGGGTTCCCAGTCATAGGCAATTACATAATGGAGATAATATTCGGCAATGGTACGCAGACTGATCTCTTTCACAGGCTGCTGGCCTGGCACATCCTCCTCGCCGGTTTGATTGCGGTTGTCGTTGCAGCCCACTTCTTCCTTGCAGAGGCAAGGACAATAATGCCTAAGAGAAGCGAAAGCAACTACATGGCCCCGGCTATAGATAGGGAGAAGCCGGACTACAAGCCATGGTATCCATACAATATGATATACATGGTAGAGCTGGGCTTCTTCTCCTTTGCCACCATATTCATACTGCCAGCCATTGCAGCACTGCTTCCTGGGGTACCAACACTGTTCTCGCCATTCCCGCAGGTCGCGCCTGGAAATCCAGCGGCATCGGCTGTACCCGCTTATCCTCCATGGTTCCTGCTCTTCATGTACAAGGAACTTGACTTCCAGTTTGCGCAGGGCATAGGGCCTTTCTGGGCCACCGTTATATTTGCTGGCTTCCCGCTAGTGTATCTCATTATACTGCCATACATAGACAATACGTTCTCTCTTAAACTCTCTGACAGACCAATTTTCACAGGCCTTGCCATAACCGGCATATTCTACCTGATCGGTCTTTCCGTATGGGGAGCACTCACCCCAGGCATTCAAATCCCCACGGGATATGCACTTCTCTTCTTCATATTGCCACTGGTAATCGTCCTGCCTATAACAAGCATCGTTGCGAAATACTTCAGGAAGGGAAGGCTTAATTATAATCACATAGCTGTTATAGGCGCTGCGCCAGTGATAGGCTTTTTTGCCTTTGAGCTTGGCATCATCCTGCCGGGATACTTCAGGGGGCTTGGTGGTATATATCTCGAGGCATCGATATTCCTGGCCGTCTTGATAGCGTTGATACTGCTGATACTTATGAAATCAGCCGGCTACTTCAGATCCAGCGCAGTGAATAGAGAACCGAACAGATACTTCTACATAGCGATAGCTGCGGTTCTCGGTTTCTTCTCTCTGTTCTTGGCTACCATAGTATCGGTGATGAACCCAACATCGATAACAGATGAAGCGTTTTACTCGCTCTCTATAGGAATAATCATGCTTTCGCTGGGCGCAATAACCAAGATATACAGAAAAATAACATATAATGAATAA
- a CDS encoding 4Fe-4S binding protein, whose translation MERKKWNLTFALVAYTLYTVYFPNFVDPKYYRVLPFWGNIGSLGPVYPGILAALIGSYALYAGLALLFGRRSYCSTLCPSAVMYGGTLGQAMIKYNYSAPASRKHIGSKFKESLYPIIGSAWILILIAAYFSYLANTGGRFADPYGVDPAVIYSVTVWNVIWYIFFMSIPLVGMSPCRRYGWCTTGTFVGFFSRIGLFRLKVHDPSQCVKCETKACVTACEVGAGDLAGQFIKQGYFKSSKCVGSGSCVLACPYDNIYFYDVRNVLSELRQRLKKK comes from the coding sequence ATGGAAAGAAAAAAATGGAATCTCACATTCGCCCTAGTTGCATATACCCTTTACACGGTGTATTTCCCCAATTTCGTTGATCCAAAATATTACAGAGTACTCCCATTCTGGGGCAATATCGGAAGCCTCGGCCCGGTCTATCCAGGCATACTGGCCGCGCTCATAGGCAGCTATGCACTTTATGCAGGCCTCGCACTCCTGTTCGGCAGAAGGAGTTACTGCAGCACGCTTTGCCCATCTGCAGTTATGTACGGAGGGACGCTTGGGCAGGCCATGATAAAATACAATTATTCTGCTCCGGCTAGCAGAAAGCACATAGGCAGCAAATTCAAGGAGTCTCTGTATCCGATCATCGGTTCTGCATGGATACTCATATTAATAGCGGCATACTTCTCGTATCTGGCTAATACCGGTGGCCGTTTCGCAGATCCGTATGGTGTAGATCCTGCCGTAATCTATTCGGTTACGGTGTGGAACGTGATCTGGTACATCTTCTTCATGAGTATTCCGCTAGTAGGAATGAGCCCCTGCAGAAGGTATGGTTGGTGCACAACCGGTACATTTGTGGGATTCTTCAGCAGGATAGGGCTGTTCAGGTTGAAGGTGCATGATCCATCGCAGTGCGTGAAATGTGAAACGAAGGCCTGCGTCACGGCGTGTGAAGTTGGTGCTGGTGATCTGGCAGGACAATTTATAAAACAGGGCTACTTCAAAAGTTCAAAGTGCGTTGGATCCGGTTCTTGCGTGCTGGCATGTCCATATGATAACATATACTTCTATGACGTTAGGAATGTACTTTCCGAGTTAAGGCAGAGATTGAAGAAAAAATAA